In Pseudomonas sp. MTM4, one genomic interval encodes:
- a CDS encoding mechanosensitive ion channel family protein: MPWENYIDEPALRILLAASFVVVVLSVFGRVLTAVMLRLGRRFLFTKAVSEQLEKPIRLLLPLLGLQAVLTASGDEFALLDAARRITALLIIGCFTWLALRLLRGLEQAVRMKNPVDVSDNLRARQIQTQSRVLLRTLGFFVLLIGAASMLMTFPAARQLGASLLASAGLAGLAVGFAARPVLANLIAGIQIAITQPIRLDDVVIVENEWGRIEEITGTYVIVRIWDDRRLVVPLQYFIEKPFQNWTRRNSSIIGSVFLWVDYSLPLEPLREELRRLCQDVPQLWDGRVIVLQVTDTSEKSIQLRVLVSSPDSSRNWDLRCHLREGLIGFVQRQYPQCLPQLRADLSVGHKPNIDKSVPEHMEPERQPPV, encoded by the coding sequence ATGCCCTGGGAGAACTACATAGACGAGCCCGCATTGCGGATACTGCTGGCGGCCTCCTTCGTGGTGGTCGTATTGAGCGTGTTTGGCCGTGTACTGACCGCGGTGATGCTGCGATTGGGGCGCAGGTTTCTTTTTACCAAGGCAGTGTCCGAGCAGTTGGAAAAGCCCATTCGGCTGTTGCTTCCATTGCTTGGCCTGCAGGCAGTCTTGACGGCTTCCGGGGATGAATTCGCCTTGCTGGATGCGGCTCGTCGCATAACGGCCCTGTTGATCATCGGTTGCTTCACCTGGCTCGCTCTACGGCTTTTGCGCGGCCTTGAGCAGGCCGTGCGAATGAAGAACCCCGTGGATGTCAGCGATAACCTGCGCGCACGGCAAATCCAGACGCAGTCGCGCGTGCTGCTACGGACACTGGGTTTTTTCGTCCTGCTGATCGGCGCTGCCAGCATGCTGATGACCTTCCCGGCGGCGCGCCAGCTCGGTGCCAGCCTGCTCGCTTCGGCAGGTCTCGCTGGCCTTGCCGTGGGCTTCGCTGCGCGTCCGGTGCTCGCCAACCTGATCGCGGGCATACAGATTGCGATCACCCAGCCGATTCGTCTGGATGACGTGGTGATCGTTGAAAACGAGTGGGGCCGGATCGAGGAAATCACCGGGACGTACGTCATCGTTCGCATCTGGGATGACCGCCGGTTGGTAGTGCCTCTGCAGTACTTCATCGAGAAACCGTTCCAGAACTGGACGCGGCGCAACTCCAGCATCATCGGCTCGGTGTTTCTCTGGGTCGACTATTCACTGCCACTGGAGCCGTTGCGCGAGGAATTGCGACGGCTCTGCCAAGACGTTCCGCAGCTGTGGGACGGCCGCGTCATCGTGCTGCAGGTGACAGACACTAGTGAGAAATCCATTCAGCTGCGGGTGCTGGTGAGCTCCCCGGATTCGTCGCGCAATTGGGATCTGCGCTGCCATTTACGTGAGGGCTTGATCGGCTTCGTTCAGCGTCAATACCCGCAATGCCTGCCGCAACTGCGGGCAGACCTTAGCGTTGGGCACAAGCCGAACATCGACAAGTCCGTTCCGGAGCACATGGAACCGGAGCGTCAGCCGCCGGTTTGA
- a CDS encoding CinA family protein has protein sequence MQDLAEIVRFFSDKKMKLTTAESCTCGLMASLLGDIPGCGQVLDSGFVVYSPKAKNRLLHVSFETIETFGLTSEEVATEMAIGALNASVANVAVANTGVADDSEEDAGGTQCYAFALMQGERQVSISETVRFAGDRVDIRKQAARYGLEQLPIKYEQLLDKLREQD, from the coding sequence ATGCAAGACCTTGCTGAAATCGTGCGGTTTTTTAGCGACAAAAAGATGAAATTGACCACGGCGGAATCCTGCACTTGTGGCCTGATGGCCTCGCTGCTAGGCGACATTCCTGGGTGCGGCCAAGTGCTCGACAGCGGCTTCGTCGTTTACTCGCCGAAGGCGAAGAACCGTCTGCTTCACGTCAGCTTCGAAACCATCGAAACCTTTGGCCTGACCAGCGAAGAGGTTGCCACCGAGATGGCGATCGGCGCGCTGAATGCCAGCGTCGCCAATGTCGCCGTCGCCAACACCGGCGTTGCCGATGACAGTGAAGAAGATGCCGGCGGCACTCAGTGCTACGCCTTTGCGTTGATGCAAGGCGAACGCCAGGTCAGCATCAGCGAGACCGTGCGGTTCGCCGGAGACCGAGTGGACATACGCAAGCAGGCCGCGCGCTACGGATTGGAGCAGTTGCCGATCAAATACGAGCAGCTGCTCGACAAACTACGCGAGCAGGACTGA